In the genome of Coraliomargarita algicola, one region contains:
- a CDS encoding nitroreductase family protein yields MNVFQKILIAPKLVACYAYDGWRFIRYAHLFDDPFCSQSCAQAHLYRLSHSLEKGLALPQPRVGFGRELTEQVMKDLEKYYAKFGADSCTADVRGILESLLESHEANGISWEDISSRLSALSYKGTEPNNSEQKTGLVERTRKEVLASLPASPELFFKQRHSVRQFSGVQIPRLEIERAVQLAQRAPSVCNRQGGRLHLYDEPTLKEKILAHQDGNRGFGDQAAVIVAVTHDLSIFYKNGERNQAFVDGGIFAMNLTMALHALGYGSCMLNWSMSPRQDVAMRKDIGIPEGEVIIALIAVGGLREKYTVAASPRRPVESIASWNK; encoded by the coding sequence ATGAATGTGTTTCAAAAAATATTAATCGCTCCAAAGTTAGTTGCTTGTTACGCCTATGATGGGTGGCGCTTTATTCGTTATGCTCACCTGTTTGATGATCCCTTTTGCTCTCAATCCTGTGCTCAAGCGCATCTTTACCGTCTCTCTCATTCGCTCGAGAAAGGTTTGGCTTTGCCGCAACCTCGAGTTGGTTTTGGTCGAGAGCTTACTGAGCAAGTTATGAAGGATCTGGAGAAATATTACGCTAAATTTGGTGCTGATTCTTGCACGGCAGATGTCCGGGGCATTTTGGAGAGTTTGCTTGAATCGCACGAGGCTAACGGAATTTCATGGGAAGATATAAGCTCTCGTCTATCCGCATTATCTTATAAGGGCACGGAGCCCAATAATTCAGAGCAAAAAACTGGTTTGGTAGAGAGAACACGCAAAGAAGTGTTGGCGTCACTGCCGGCTAGTCCAGAGCTTTTCTTTAAGCAGAGGCACAGCGTCCGTCAGTTTAGCGGAGTGCAAATCCCACGTCTTGAAATTGAGCGCGCTGTTCAACTTGCTCAACGGGCACCATCTGTATGTAATCGACAAGGAGGACGGTTGCATCTTTATGATGAGCCAACTTTAAAAGAGAAGATTCTTGCGCACCAAGATGGTAACAGAGGCTTTGGAGATCAAGCTGCTGTTATTGTCGCAGTCACTCATGACTTATCAATTTTTTACAAGAATGGCGAACGCAACCAGGCATTTGTTGATGGAGGGATTTTCGCTATGAACTTAACAATGGCTTTGCACGCATTAGGCTATGGTAGTTGCATGTTGAATTGGTCAATGAGCCCTCGTCAGGATGTTGCGATGAGGAAAGACATTGGAATTCCAGAGGGAGAAGTCATAATAGCGTTGATCGCAGTCGGCGGTCTCCGCGAGAAATACACGGTGGCGGCTTCTCCACGCCGTCCAGTCGAGTCGATTGCTTCTTGGAACAAGTAA
- a CDS encoding glycosyltransferase family 2 protein yields the protein MHHHLTISIATKDRSEVVDATLRKLHAFGLSKCALIICDDGSSPPFESSALELFPQAKLIRNDSPQGQAIGRNQIAETCETPYLLQLDDDSYPVVGDIEELLVFAESRNDWLALAIPFEEPARGRSFPHGISKGSACEVRAFVGCSTLIHVENFRKVGGYADWIGRTGEEEELSLRGIEQGLCCLMIDGLRIRHEVTDVGRDLAAIQRRSITNWTRIWIRSAPISYCILRLARLFFGSTLLGFRNRKLQPILAYWRAVLSLENWSARSVLKLKSIQTFNKKPHVLDFFN from the coding sequence ATGCATCATCACCTTACTATAAGTATCGCGACTAAAGATCGTTCAGAGGTAGTCGATGCGACGTTACGAAAGCTACATGCATTTGGGCTTTCTAAATGTGCGTTGATTATTTGCGATGATGGCTCGTCTCCACCTTTTGAATCGAGTGCGCTGGAGCTCTTCCCGCAGGCAAAACTGATTCGCAATGACAGTCCCCAGGGGCAGGCCATTGGCCGTAATCAGATTGCTGAAACTTGCGAGACGCCGTATCTGCTGCAGTTGGATGACGACTCGTATCCTGTGGTTGGGGATATTGAGGAACTGCTTGTTTTTGCGGAGTCGAGGAATGATTGGCTTGCGCTTGCGATCCCTTTTGAGGAGCCCGCACGTGGGCGCTCGTTTCCTCATGGTATATCGAAAGGTTCGGCGTGTGAAGTCAGAGCATTTGTAGGCTGTTCCACTTTAATCCATGTCGAGAACTTTCGGAAGGTTGGAGGGTATGCAGATTGGATTGGACGAACTGGCGAAGAAGAGGAGCTTAGTCTTCGTGGCATTGAGCAAGGTCTGTGTTGCTTAATGATCGATGGATTACGTATTCGGCATGAAGTCACCGATGTCGGACGGGACCTTGCTGCGATTCAACGTCGATCAATTACCAATTGGACCCGAATTTGGATACGTTCAGCACCGATCAGCTATTGTATACTTCGTCTCGCTCGTTTGTTTTTTGGCTCTACGTTGCTGGGCTTTAGAAATCGCAAACTACAGCCAATCTTAGCTTATTGGAGAGCTGTTCTGTCGTTGGAAAATTGGAGCGCACGCTCTGTCCTTAAGCTAAAAAGTATTCAAACGTTTAATAAGAAGCCACATGTATTGGATTTCTTTAATTGA